In Paraburkholderia sp. PGU19, a single window of DNA contains:
- a CDS encoding MFS transporter, with the protein MSNLTSSTHQPVRAATAAFIGTAVEFYDYYTYATAAALVLGEVFFPGSNHFVSTMASFATFFVGFVARPLSGAVFGHLGDRIGRKKMLVVTMFLMGIATTGIGLLPGYATIGIWAPILLVVLRILQGIAVGGEWGGAVLMASEHAPQGRKTFFASFPQMGSPAGLILSLIAFRLVTSLDHDSFVSWGWRLPFLVSFALLMIGIVIRLGVKESPEFERVRNSNTVAKNPVAEVLRTAWYPILLAAMATTIGSAGFFFTNTFMISYVTSYLGMSKSFILDCLFIVTIIQLLSQPVSALLAQRFGEVRFLTCAAALSMLTPYPMFLLVKTMNPVAIVVGISFTVVTLSAIYAVIAGFITPAFPTRVRYSGISIAYQLCTMIAGGTTPLLGTILAQRYNGEWLPLAAFFSLLSAISLVGIVGLGRYKRNQISTLHGAIAANS; encoded by the coding sequence ATGTCAAATCTCACATCCAGCACCCATCAGCCTGTGCGCGCCGCGACAGCGGCTTTCATCGGCACTGCCGTCGAGTTCTACGATTACTACACGTATGCAACAGCCGCTGCACTCGTGCTCGGTGAGGTGTTCTTTCCAGGCAGCAATCACTTCGTCAGCACGATGGCATCGTTTGCGACCTTCTTCGTCGGCTTCGTCGCGCGACCATTGAGCGGCGCAGTCTTCGGCCATCTCGGCGACAGGATCGGGCGAAAGAAGATGCTGGTGGTGACGATGTTCCTGATGGGCATCGCGACGACAGGCATTGGTCTGTTACCGGGCTATGCGACGATCGGCATCTGGGCGCCGATTCTGCTGGTCGTGTTGCGCATATTGCAGGGGATTGCCGTCGGCGGCGAATGGGGCGGCGCGGTGCTGATGGCGAGCGAACATGCGCCGCAAGGGCGCAAGACATTCTTCGCGTCATTTCCGCAGATGGGCAGCCCTGCCGGGCTGATTCTGTCGCTGATCGCGTTTCGGCTCGTCACGTCGCTCGATCACGACAGCTTCGTTTCATGGGGCTGGCGCCTGCCCTTCCTCGTGAGCTTCGCGCTGCTGATGATCGGTATTGTTATCCGGCTTGGCGTGAAGGAATCGCCCGAATTTGAGCGCGTGCGTAATAGCAATACCGTCGCGAAGAACCCCGTTGCAGAAGTGCTGCGCACTGCGTGGTATCCGATACTGCTCGCCGCGATGGCGACGACGATCGGGTCCGCCGGTTTCTTCTTCACGAACACGTTCATGATTTCGTACGTGACGAGCTACCTCGGCATGTCGAAGTCATTCATTCTCGATTGCCTGTTCATCGTCACCATCATCCAGCTACTATCGCAACCGGTCTCTGCGCTGCTCGCGCAGCGTTTCGGCGAGGTCCGCTTTCTCACCTGTGCGGCTGCATTGTCGATGCTCACGCCTTACCCGATGTTCCTGCTGGTCAAAACCATGAATCCCGTTGCCATCGTCGTAGGGATCTCGTTCACTGTTGTCACCCTGTCAGCAATCTATGCTGTGATCGCAGGCTTCATCACGCCGGCATTTCCCACTCGTGTGCGTTATTCGGGAATCTCGATCGCCTACCAGCTCTGCACGATGATCGCAGGCGGAACGACGCCATTGCTTGGAACAATCCTCGCGCAGCGATACAACGGAGAGTGGTTACCGCTTGCAGCATTCTTCTCGTTGCTGTCGGCTATCTCACTTGTGGGAATCGTCGGGCTCGGGCGATACAAACGAAATCAGATCAGTACACTCCACGGTGCCATTGCCGCGAACTCTTGA
- a CDS encoding LLM class flavin-dependent oxidoreductase — translation MHSILAYLSRRRRGEQSHEQRLGFLQHITETSHSSVVQHAHRPPSRCSIQGGAASGTHSGFSRTFQPGKLTLGVIAPLEGYPNSASPTLKDHEHPARAIDEAGFATIWLRDVLFYDPSFGDAGQMLDPFVYLGFLAAVTRNIALGTAGIVAPLRDSMHLAKQVASADVLTNGRLLLGLASGDRPAEYPALNIDFDSRASRYQEAFEVVRCLTETDFPRIATQHSGRLDGGLNLLPRASGSRHVMDCDDRHEFR, via the coding sequence ATTCATTCAATCCTAGCTTATTTATCGCGGCGGCGGAGAGGCGAACAATCACACGAACAGCGGCTGGGGTTTCTCCAGCACATAACCGAAACCTCACACTCTTCAGTCGTTCAACATGCTCACCGACCGCCATCCAGATGTTCAATCCAGGGGGGGGCCGCGTCTGGCACCCACTCGGGATTTTCGAGGACGTTTCAGCCCGGCAAGCTGACGCTCGGGGTCATTGCTCCGCTTGAGGGGTACCCGAACAGCGCTAGCCCGACGTTGAAAGACCACGAACACCCTGCCCGTGCGATAGACGAAGCCGGCTTTGCGACCATCTGGCTGCGAGACGTGCTCTTCTACGACCCCAGTTTTGGAGATGCAGGCCAGATGCTGGACCCCTTCGTCTATCTTGGGTTTCTTGCCGCGGTCACGCGAAACATCGCGCTCGGTACCGCAGGCATCGTGGCTCCGTTGAGAGATTCGATGCACCTCGCCAAACAAGTGGCGAGCGCCGACGTCTTGACGAATGGACGCCTCCTTCTCGGGTTGGCCTCGGGCGACCGACCGGCGGAGTACCCTGCGTTGAATATTGACTTTGACTCGCGCGCTTCACGCTATCAGGAAGCCTTCGAGGTGGTTCGATGTCTGACGGAGACGGATTTCCCTCGCATTGCCACGCAACACTCTGGGCGGTTGGACGGCGGCCTCAACCTGCTGCCCAGGGCTTCTGGCAGCCGGCACGTTATGGATTGTGACGACCGTCACGAATTCAGATGA
- a CDS encoding Zn-dependent hydrolase — MLKINADRLWQSLMEMAKVGATAKGGVRRLALTSEDTAGRALFAAWCREAGLSLSVDRVGNLFARREGREAGAAVASGSHLDTQPEGGRFDGVYGVLAALEVVRTLNDADIVTRKPIEIVVWTNEEGARFTPAMLGSAAFTGVMPLETALGTQDADGVTLSDALATSGYQGERAVPGDRFDAYFEAHIEQGPVLEEAGVPVGVVTGGQAIRWLDVRVTGRAAHAGTTPMQYRKDALFGAADMASELEAIAVDFFPQGLATIGEWHIHNASRNTIAGELMFTVDLRNPSDAAIEEMEAAVRTRFEATAARRGLTIDITQHWVSPSTPFDPACIDAVQEAVSELGYVNQRIVSGAGHDAIHLAKHCPTAMIFIPCVDGLSHNEAEDALPEDVARGADVLLHAMLARAGRA; from the coding sequence ATGCTGAAGATCAATGCAGACCGGCTGTGGCAGAGCCTCATGGAGATGGCGAAAGTGGGTGCAACGGCAAAAGGCGGCGTGCGCCGTCTCGCGCTGACGAGCGAAGATACCGCAGGCCGCGCGCTCTTTGCCGCGTGGTGCCGCGAGGCGGGACTCTCCCTGTCCGTCGATCGGGTCGGCAACCTGTTTGCGCGGCGTGAGGGCCGCGAGGCTGGTGCCGCCGTCGCAAGCGGCAGCCATCTCGATACACAGCCCGAAGGCGGACGCTTCGATGGCGTCTACGGCGTGCTCGCTGCGCTCGAAGTCGTGCGGACGCTGAACGACGCGGATATCGTCACGCGCAAACCCATCGAGATCGTCGTCTGGACCAACGAGGAAGGCGCGCGCTTCACTCCCGCCATGCTCGGATCGGCCGCCTTTACCGGCGTGATGCCGCTCGAAACCGCGCTCGGGACTCAGGATGCCGACGGTGTGACGCTCAGTGACGCATTGGCTACCAGCGGCTATCAAGGCGAGCGCGCGGTGCCGGGCGACCGGTTCGATGCGTACTTCGAGGCGCATATCGAACAAGGCCCGGTGCTGGAAGAAGCAGGCGTCCCCGTCGGCGTGGTGACGGGCGGCCAGGCGATCCGCTGGCTCGACGTGCGGGTCACAGGCCGCGCCGCGCATGCCGGCACGACGCCGATGCAGTATCGCAAGGACGCGCTCTTCGGTGCCGCCGACATGGCATCGGAACTCGAAGCCATCGCCGTCGACTTTTTTCCGCAAGGGCTCGCGACGATCGGCGAATGGCATATCCACAACGCGTCGCGCAACACGATTGCCGGTGAGCTGATGTTCACCGTTGACCTGCGTAACCCCAGCGATGCCGCAATCGAAGAAATGGAAGCGGCTGTGCGCACACGCTTTGAAGCAACCGCCGCACGTCGTGGCCTGACGATCGATATCACGCAGCATTGGGTCAGTCCGTCGACCCCGTTCGATCCCGCGTGCATCGACGCTGTGCAGGAGGCGGTGAGCGAACTGGGATATGTGAATCAGCGCATCGTGAGCGGCGCGGGCCACGACGCTATCCATCTGGCCAAGCACTGCCCGACCGCGATGATCTTCATTCCCTGCGTCGACGGTTTGAGTCATAACGAGGCGGAAGACGCGTTGCCGGAAGATGTCGCGCGCGGCGCGGACGTACTCCTGCACGCGATGCTGGCTCGCGCGGGACGCGCGTAG
- a CDS encoding LysR family transcriptional regulator: MSKDRPDTYLNDRLDWNLLRTFLAIAREKSVSRAATRLHLTQPAVSQALRRLEEQLGLRLVDRHGPRIEVTQAGVEVQKIAEEIYGTVSRLSLADVDRDHDISGTVRIAVVSGIDFPAYDDFLAEFHRIYPRIEFESLVMRSADVVNSLQQKASTLGLTPRRALPKRIEGRVFLRQRYALFCGRHHALYGRDGLSVADLAGQQFVSFTGDKVGDHMSPLTIFRDEMGFTGRVIASSSSMAEVKRFIFSGLGIGCLPEHIVSSDIEQGRFQRLPPDDGVADVDVYFLWSQDRKLSAAEAAFVAALNRFIDAREA; this comes from the coding sequence ATGAGCAAAGACCGGCCCGATACCTATCTGAATGACCGTCTTGACTGGAACCTGCTGCGGACGTTTCTTGCTATCGCGCGCGAGAAGAGCGTGAGTCGAGCAGCCACGCGCCTGCATCTGACGCAGCCCGCCGTGAGCCAGGCGTTGCGGCGGCTCGAAGAGCAACTTGGGCTGCGTCTCGTCGATCGTCACGGGCCGCGTATCGAAGTCACGCAGGCGGGTGTCGAAGTGCAGAAGATTGCCGAGGAGATATACGGTACGGTCTCGCGGCTGTCGCTCGCGGATGTCGATCGTGATCACGATATTTCCGGCACAGTGCGTATCGCGGTGGTGAGCGGCATCGACTTTCCCGCCTATGACGACTTCCTTGCCGAGTTCCATCGGATCTACCCGCGCATCGAATTCGAGAGCCTTGTGATGCGCAGTGCCGATGTCGTCAACAGCCTGCAGCAGAAAGCGTCGACGCTTGGGCTGACGCCACGGCGCGCGTTGCCGAAACGCATCGAAGGACGCGTGTTTCTGCGTCAGCGGTACGCGCTGTTCTGCGGCAGGCATCATGCGCTGTATGGCCGCGATGGCCTGAGTGTTGCCGATCTCGCCGGCCAGCAGTTCGTGTCTTTCACGGGCGACAAGGTCGGCGATCATATGTCGCCGCTCACGATCTTTCGAGACGAAATGGGCTTCACGGGCCGCGTGATCGCTTCTTCGTCGAGCATGGCCGAAGTGAAACGCTTCATCTTTTCTGGGCTGGGCATCGGTTGTCTGCCTGAACACATCGTGAGCAGCGACATCGAGCAGGGCCGCTTTCAGCGGCTGCCGCCCGATGATGGCGTGGCTGACGTCGACGTCTACTTCCTTTGGTCGCAGGACCGCAAGCTCAGCGCCGCAGAAGCGGCGTTCGTCGCGGCGCTAAACAGGTTCATCGACGCCCGGGAAGCGTGA
- a CDS encoding aldolase/citrate lyase family protein has product MTTYPLRTLAALRRTWLFVPGADSAAHTAALRSNADVIVVDLEEMTTPPARPRARELIVALLDTMNSCSALGAVRINRLEHDGLADLEGVMSGRPHAIFLPHTETPEQLAALDAHLGALEQRYGIADGATEIVPTIESAAGLARLAALLASSPRIRYCMLASEDLAASLGARRTQGGDELLHARGRFLLDTIAAGCHPIDLPCTYRADAVLLRDMERSTQLGFRSKCAVFVEHIDAIHRALTPSSEDALAAQMLLDAHRAQQSTCITGAMGWIDAPEANNARRTLERYEAANQAAATSRLAEHKRH; this is encoded by the coding sequence GTGACGACTTACCCGCTACGTACGCTCGCTGCCCTGCGGCGCACCTGGCTCTTCGTACCGGGCGCCGATTCTGCTGCACACACGGCTGCATTGCGATCCAACGCCGACGTGATCGTCGTGGACCTCGAGGAGATGACCACGCCACCGGCGCGCCCACGCGCGCGTGAACTGATCGTCGCGCTACTCGATACGATGAATAGTTGCAGTGCGCTCGGCGCGGTGCGGATCAACCGGCTGGAGCACGATGGCCTCGCCGATCTCGAAGGCGTGATGTCGGGCCGACCGCATGCGATCTTCCTGCCGCACACCGAGACGCCCGAACAACTCGCCGCACTCGACGCGCACCTGGGCGCGCTAGAACAACGCTACGGAATCGCAGATGGCGCGACGGAAATCGTGCCGACCATCGAATCGGCAGCGGGATTGGCGCGTCTCGCTGCCCTGCTGGCGTCGAGCCCTCGCATCCGTTACTGCATGCTCGCGTCCGAAGATCTCGCCGCAAGTCTGGGCGCGCGCCGCACACAAGGTGGAGACGAACTGCTGCATGCACGCGGCCGCTTCCTGCTCGATACCATCGCAGCAGGCTGTCATCCAATCGATCTGCCCTGCACGTATCGCGCTGACGCTGTTCTTTTGCGCGACATGGAGCGATCCACGCAACTCGGATTTCGCTCGAAGTGCGCGGTGTTCGTCGAGCATATCGATGCGATCCATCGTGCGTTGACGCCTTCCTCTGAGGACGCGTTAGCCGCACAGATGCTGCTTGACGCGCATCGTGCGCAACAGTCGACCTGCATCACGGGCGCAATGGGTTGGATCGACGCGCCCGAGGCGAACAACGCGCGCAGGACGCTCGAACGATACGAAGCGGCAAACCAGGCTGCCGCGACATCTCGTTTGGCCGAGCATAAGCGCCATTAA
- a CDS encoding MBL fold metallo-hydrolase, which yields MSSRAKFQAPAVIRKTVGDMTVTMLSDGYLDVSFELLDGIDAAKAEALLEQRGASPLPRMNINVYVVESADRTILIDSGAGGINGWGGRLQVALAAAGIDPLQIDTILLTHAHPDHIGGLAGPLQTPVFRNVRQLFVHEKELAFWRDEGIYASAPDGFRPFFDVARNAFNAYGEKLVPFHQEAILPGIQTVPLFGHTPGHTGYLLGNGSDALLIWGDIVHFPHVQLARPDVTIAFDSDPALAAHTRGKLLDRVVADKLSISGMHFNLPTTASVQRDGNAYILNYDMWSPAV from the coding sequence ATGAGTTCTCGAGCTAAATTCCAGGCACCTGCCGTTATCCGAAAGACGGTTGGGGACATGACTGTCACCATGTTGAGTGACGGCTATCTCGATGTATCGTTTGAATTGCTTGACGGCATCGATGCAGCCAAGGCGGAAGCGTTGCTTGAGCAACGCGGCGCTTCGCCATTGCCCCGGATGAACATCAATGTCTACGTTGTGGAAAGTGCGGACCGAACAATCCTGATCGACAGCGGTGCGGGCGGCATCAACGGGTGGGGCGGACGACTCCAGGTCGCGCTCGCGGCTGCCGGCATCGATCCGCTCCAGATCGACACGATTCTATTGACGCATGCACACCCGGACCACATCGGCGGACTGGCCGGACCGCTGCAGACTCCGGTGTTCAGGAACGTGCGACAGCTGTTTGTCCACGAGAAGGAATTGGCATTCTGGCGCGATGAAGGAATCTATGCGAGCGCACCTGACGGTTTCCGCCCGTTCTTCGATGTCGCACGAAACGCATTCAACGCATACGGCGAGAAGCTGGTGCCGTTCCATCAAGAAGCGATATTGCCAGGTATTCAGACGGTTCCACTTTTCGGACATACTCCTGGACATACGGGATATCTCTTGGGAAACGGCTCAGACGCATTGCTGATATGGGGAGATATCGTCCATTTTCCGCACGTTCAACTAGCGCGACCTGATGTCACGATTGCTTTCGACAGTGACCCGGCGCTGGCCGCGCATACACGCGGGAAACTGCTCGACAGAGTAGTTGCCGACAAGCTATCAATCAGTGGCATGCACTTTAATTTGCCGACAACCGCCTCGGTTCAGCGTGACGGTAACGCTTACATCCTGAACTATGACATGTGGTCGCCTGCTGTCTGA
- a CDS encoding DUF3422 domain-containing protein → MDHPLRAELAAELHARPFLKLAESVALTHYAVYAEHNPSIHETVLRALCRDSGLPPPADGMTHYSVQSSFGWHLKWERHTEFSTFTFVIPRNDADYFSDVAIEGIPANWFEQIAGNRFVACRMELLSGDHARTIREAPSQWIDGPILVGSSVLGGGRAFCDWNVRADGFMRFLVIDEGFREEQGGRLLQRLYEIETYRMMALLALPIARKLGRDLDEIQASLQSLMQSMDLPGADGDDSQLLVKLTHLAVRLESLSGSGARFSASRAYEKIVLARIQELREERIEGMPTIQEFMERRFAPAMETCRSVWARHEQIAARIARAVDLLRTRVNLAQEKDVTRLLAGMERTARNQLHLQHAVEGLSVAAISYYILSLTGAAFKALHLLDIPIQPELAEGIAIGPVVLAVIAITRRTRRRLAKDKASDGRYVMHPLNSSPIHQPEHP, encoded by the coding sequence ATGGATCATCCACTGCGAGCCGAGCTGGCCGCAGAACTGCATGCCCGCCCGTTCCTCAAACTGGCGGAGTCTGTCGCGCTGACGCACTACGCCGTCTACGCGGAACACAATCCATCGATCCACGAAACGGTATTGCGAGCGTTGTGCCGTGACTCTGGACTCCCGCCTCCCGCGGATGGCATGACGCATTATTCCGTGCAGTCGTCGTTTGGGTGGCATTTGAAATGGGAGCGTCACACAGAGTTTTCCACGTTCACATTCGTCATTCCGCGAAATGACGCTGACTACTTCAGTGATGTTGCAATTGAAGGTATTCCCGCAAACTGGTTCGAGCAGATTGCTGGCAACCGGTTCGTCGCCTGCCGCATGGAGTTGCTGTCAGGAGACCATGCCCGTACGATCCGCGAAGCACCCTCGCAGTGGATCGACGGCCCAATCCTCGTAGGCAGCAGCGTGCTCGGCGGAGGGCGGGCGTTTTGCGACTGGAATGTGCGCGCGGATGGCTTCATGCGTTTCCTCGTTATCGACGAGGGCTTTCGGGAGGAACAGGGCGGGCGCCTGCTGCAGCGGCTCTATGAAATCGAAACGTACCGGATGATGGCCCTGCTGGCACTGCCAATCGCTCGAAAACTGGGCAGGGACCTGGACGAGATTCAAGCCTCGCTTCAATCCCTGATGCAGAGCATGGACTTGCCTGGCGCGGACGGCGATGATTCGCAGCTGCTCGTCAAGCTCACACATCTCGCGGTTCGTCTTGAATCCCTGTCAGGATCCGGCGCACGCTTCAGCGCTTCACGTGCATACGAGAAAATAGTTCTCGCCCGAATACAGGAGTTGCGGGAAGAGCGGATCGAGGGCATGCCGACGATTCAGGAGTTCATGGAGAGGCGCTTCGCTCCCGCGATGGAAACATGTCGCAGCGTCTGGGCGCGTCACGAACAGATCGCGGCCCGAATCGCACGCGCCGTCGATCTGTTGCGCACGCGGGTCAATCTGGCACAGGAGAAGGACGTTACCCGCCTGCTCGCCGGAATGGAGCGGACGGCGCGCAACCAGTTGCATTTGCAGCACGCCGTCGAAGGCCTATCGGTAGCAGCGATTTCCTATTACATACTGTCGCTGACCGGCGCGGCGTTTAAGGCGTTGCACCTGCTTGATATACCGATTCAGCCTGAACTCGCCGAAGGGATCGCGATTGGACCGGTGGTTCTCGCCGTAATTGCCATCACACGACGCACCCGACGTCGACTCGCGAAGGATAAAGCGAGCGACGGAAGATACGTCATGCACCCATTGAATTCGTCCCCGATACATCAACCGGAGCATCCATGA
- a CDS encoding LysR family transcriptional regulator: protein MEFLQAMKVFSAVAELGSFTHAAEVLQVGRPHVTRYIQELEATLGVRLFQRTTRSVKLTAEGDQFFARAEEILASVNDATSMFNQTGETVLGRLRIDLPAAFSQQKFLDRLREFNRLYPGLELVLGVTDRAVDLVAEGVDCALRIGELPDSSLVGRRVGAAVMLTCASPGYLEERGTPLNLSDLTAHRRVNFLSGHDNRPLTWRFCDNGEETSATFHSSISVNESNAYVHCGVAGFGLIQTPGILVEEHLASGQLVEVLASYRPTPWPVSLLYPSRTYVASRVKVFTQWLSEELATFNQTWLVP from the coding sequence ATGGAATTTCTGCAAGCAATGAAAGTCTTCAGCGCAGTCGCTGAACTGGGTAGCTTCACACATGCTGCTGAAGTGCTTCAGGTCGGACGTCCGCATGTCACGCGCTACATCCAGGAACTGGAGGCAACCCTCGGGGTCCGACTGTTCCAGCGCACGACGCGGAGCGTGAAACTGACGGCTGAGGGCGACCAGTTCTTTGCGCGAGCAGAAGAAATTCTTGCCAGCGTCAACGATGCAACCTCAATGTTCAATCAGACTGGCGAGACAGTGCTGGGCCGGTTGCGTATTGACCTCCCAGCCGCGTTTTCTCAACAAAAGTTTCTGGACCGGCTGCGCGAATTCAACCGCCTGTACCCGGGCCTCGAGCTTGTACTCGGCGTGACCGACCGGGCCGTTGACCTGGTCGCCGAGGGAGTCGATTGTGCTTTGCGAATCGGAGAGCTTCCCGATTCGAGCCTTGTTGGACGTAGGGTGGGAGCGGCCGTCATGCTGACATGTGCTTCGCCTGGATATCTGGAGGAACGCGGCACTCCGCTGAATCTTTCTGACCTCACAGCGCATCGACGGGTCAACTTTCTATCGGGTCACGACAACCGCCCATTGACCTGGCGCTTCTGCGACAACGGCGAGGAAACCTCGGCCACCTTTCACTCCAGCATCAGCGTAAACGAGTCGAACGCCTACGTTCACTGCGGCGTGGCTGGATTCGGGCTGATACAGACTCCGGGGATACTGGTTGAGGAACATCTGGCGTCGGGGCAACTCGTTGAAGTCCTGGCCTCATACAGACCGACACCATGGCCAGTATCGTTGCTCTATCCGAGCCGAACCTACGTGGCGTCACGCGTGAAGGTCTTCACGCAGTGGCTTTCTGAGGAGCTTGCTACATTCAATCAAACCTGGCTCGTACCCTAA
- a CDS encoding helix-turn-helix domain-containing protein, protein MKKYEVDGATLSFPLLGHFRCRDQGGWLRVCAGDILIVPNARSIDIEYIPDQEHHEFVALSVVLAEEQLEAARLLLSVPPPPETGGIAAVPVENFLEPLTRWTRAMRDGNRPLSLHAMVEVVLRLFESGHSGLLHPQAPSLAMKIRRLVTQDPAHNWNSTEIEGLTGLSGPTLRRRMAEESTTLRSVIADARTSEALRLLMTSHLPIKTVAARVGYNSVASFSRQFAERYGTEPSQFR, encoded by the coding sequence GTGAAGAAGTACGAAGTCGATGGCGCGACGCTTTCTTTCCCTCTGCTGGGACATTTCAGATGCAGGGACCAGGGTGGCTGGCTGCGTGTGTGCGCAGGAGATATTTTGATAGTTCCTAACGCGCGGAGTATCGATATCGAGTACATCCCCGACCAGGAGCACCATGAATTCGTCGCGCTCAGCGTGGTTCTCGCCGAGGAGCAACTTGAGGCTGCCCGATTGCTGCTGTCGGTTCCCCCGCCGCCTGAGACGGGCGGTATCGCAGCCGTACCGGTCGAGAACTTTCTTGAACCACTTACCCGTTGGACACGCGCTATGCGTGACGGAAATCGCCCTCTCTCATTACACGCGATGGTGGAAGTGGTCCTGCGGCTTTTTGAGAGTGGACACTCAGGCTTACTCCATCCGCAAGCTCCCAGTCTGGCAATGAAAATCCGTAGGCTGGTGACGCAAGACCCGGCGCACAACTGGAATTCGACGGAAATCGAAGGCCTGACGGGTTTAAGTGGGCCTACCTTGCGCCGTCGGATGGCGGAGGAGTCAACGACGCTTCGGTCGGTGATTGCCGATGCGCGAACCTCCGAGGCCCTGCGCCTCCTGATGACGTCACACCTTCCAATAAAGACGGTGGCCGCGCGCGTTGGCTACAACTCGGTCGCAAGCTTTAGTCGGCAATTCGCGGAGCGTTATGGTACAGAGCCGTCCCAATTCAGGTGA
- a CDS encoding zinc-dependent alcohol dehydrogenase family protein, which produces MTRVVRFHQTGGPEVLQFDDVEVTSPQSGEVQIRVKALGINRAEVMYRTGKYVIGPQFPAKLGYEASGEVVAVGANVTGFATGDLVSVIPAFSFAEYGMYGEVVNAPAHAVVKNPANVTHEEAAATWMMFVTAYGALINYGNLTSADTVIIGAATSSVGLAAIQVAKMVGAKTVALTRSAEKEGTLRACGADHVLLSDMPDLTEYIMGVTGGKGARIVFDPVGGPNARNILRAMSRGGIYYQYGALDSRDIPVPVMDILTKHLVLQGYELFEITQDAQKLEQAKAFISEGLSSKALRPVIDRVFRFEEIAEAHRYMEAGNQVGKIVVTL; this is translated from the coding sequence ATGACAAGAGTAGTTCGCTTTCATCAAACCGGCGGTCCGGAGGTGCTTCAGTTTGACGACGTCGAGGTGACATCGCCCCAATCTGGCGAGGTTCAGATTCGCGTCAAGGCTCTCGGTATCAATCGCGCAGAAGTTATGTACCGCACGGGCAAGTACGTCATCGGCCCTCAGTTTCCGGCAAAGCTCGGTTATGAGGCTTCCGGCGAAGTCGTTGCCGTCGGCGCGAACGTGACCGGCTTTGCGACCGGCGACCTGGTCAGCGTTATCCCCGCGTTCTCGTTCGCCGAGTACGGCATGTATGGCGAAGTCGTGAACGCACCGGCGCACGCTGTAGTGAAGAATCCGGCGAACGTGACTCACGAGGAGGCGGCAGCCACCTGGATGATGTTTGTCACCGCATACGGCGCGCTGATTAACTACGGCAACCTGACCAGTGCGGACACGGTCATCATCGGTGCAGCGACCAGTAGCGTCGGGCTTGCTGCCATCCAGGTCGCGAAGATGGTCGGAGCGAAGACCGTTGCATTGACACGAAGCGCGGAAAAGGAAGGAACTTTGCGAGCGTGCGGTGCCGACCACGTTCTGCTGTCGGATATGCCGGACCTGACGGAATACATCATGGGCGTCACGGGCGGAAAAGGTGCTCGCATCGTCTTTGACCCAGTCGGTGGGCCGAATGCCCGAAACATCCTGCGCGCAATGTCACGCGGCGGAATCTACTATCAGTACGGCGCTCTGGACTCCCGCGATATTCCGGTGCCGGTGATGGACATTCTGACGAAGCACCTGGTCCTTCAAGGTTACGAGTTGTTCGAGATTACCCAGGATGCTCAGAAACTTGAGCAGGCTAAGGCGTTCATCTCCGAAGGCCTGTCCTCCAAGGCGCTCCGTCCTGTCATCGACCGGGTATTCCGCTTCGAGGAGATTGCCGAGGCTCATCGGTACATGGAAGCCGGCAATCAGGTTGGCAAGATTGTCGTTACGCTGTAG